The nucleotide sequence AAACGCCGCGGCTGGGTGTGCCCAATTTTACCTTGGGTGCCGCGACCCAGCGCCAAACACAATTTCGGCAACTGGGTGGTCTTGCCCGACCCGGTGTCGCCAACCACAATCACGACCTGATGGTTGCGCACCGCCTCGGCAATTTCTTCGATCCGCTGGGAGACCGGAAGGTCCGGCGGGAAAGTCAGATTCGCCGCCGGCGCAGCAGTATCGTCCGGGGTCATACGCGCCCCCGGGCATCAACATTAACGCAGGGCGCGTCGCAGCACTTTGCCGACGTTGGTTTTGGGCAGTTCATCACGGAATTCAAAGGCTCGGGGCACCTTGTAGGCTGTCAGTCGCTCGCGGCACCAGTCGTTCAAGGCTTCGACATCGACGTCTTTCTCGGAGACCAAGAAGGCTTTGACGGATTCGCCTTGGGCATCATCGGGGACACCGACCACGGCCGCTTCAATAATATCGGGGTGCGAGGCTAGCACATCTTCGACTTCGTTCGGGTAAACGTTAAAGCCGCTGACCAAGATCATGTCTTTCTTGCGGTCAACGATTTTGAAGTAGCCGTCGTCCATCAACATGCCCATGTCGCCGCTCTTAAAATGACCGCTCGGGCTCATCACGTCCGCGGTCGCCTCGGGGCGTTTCCAGTAGCCGCGCATGACCTGGGGTCCCTTGACCGCCAATTCACCGACCGCGCCTGCGGGCAGCAACTGGCCGTCCTCGTCCAAAATCACACATTCGGTATCCGCCAGCGGTAGTCCAATCGTGCCAATCTGGATGCCTTCCAGCGGGTTCACGGTGACCACCGGGCTGGTTTCGGTCAGGCCGTAGCCCTCGCAGATATCGCAGTCCGTGACCGCCTTCCATTCGGCCGCCGCGGCCGAGGTCAGTGCCATGCCACCGGACACCGTCAACATCAGGCGCGAAAAATCGAGCTGACGAAAGCGCGGCTGTTTCAGCAAACCGACAAACAGGGTGTTCAAACCGATAAAGATGTCGAATGGGGTGCGTTCCAACACTTTTAAAAAGGTCGGCATGTCGCGCGGGTTGGTCACTAAAACCGAGGTGCAACCACACTTGAACAGCCACATCATGTGACCGACAAACGAGAACACGTGATACAGCGGCAAGGGTGCAATCGCAGTCATGCCAGCGCGCACGTAGCCATCGAACAGCAAGTCGATCTGCATCATGTTGGCCAAGATATTGCGGTTAGTCAGCACCGCACCCTTGCTGACCCCGGTGGTGCCGCCGGTGTATTGCAGGGCCAAGACGTCGTCGTGATGGCCCTGGTGGCGGATCGCGGGTGCCAGATCCTGTCGCTTCAGGATGTCAATCAAGCGGTGGTGCCCACTCAAGGTGTAAGCCGGCACCATCTTTTTGATGTGCTTGACCGCAAAGTTCATGAACAGCCGTTTCGGAGTCGGCATGATATCCGCCAGCTCAGTCACGACGACCGTGCGCACCGCGGTTTCAGCGACACAGGCTTCGACGGTATTGGCCATATTAGCCAGCACCAGAATACCGACCGCTTCGCTGTCGTTGAGCTGGTGGGTTAATTCACGCGGGGTGTATAGGGGGTTGACGTTGACCAAGACCGCACCGAGGCGCATCAGTGCCACCGCGAATACGGGGTACTGCAGGCAATTGGGCAACATCAAGGCAAACTTATCACCGGCCTTGATGCCGGCTTCATGCTGCAGCCACGCCGCGACACGATCCGCTTTATCGCTAAGGGCGCGATACGTCAGGTCGACGCCAAAATTGGAAAACGCGACTTGGTCTGAAAAGCGGTCGATGGATTCTTCGAACAGATCAGCGACGCTGGCGTAACGGTCAAGGTCGATGGCATTGGCGGGAGCGTTGGAAAATTCCACGTGATTCGGCCCTTTTGTTATCGTTATGTTGTACTGGCGACTTTAGTCTAAGCGCGGTTTTGGCACAACTAGTGCCACTCTCCTGCGCGCAGTACACAGGCGCGTTTGAGCGGCAGTTCCGTCCAGCATTCGTTGTCCGTCAGTGGCGCGGTCGCCACCACAGTGACCACATCCTTGGGCGTGGTGACCTGAGCAAAATCAACGGTCATATCCGCGTCTTCCAGGCGGGCCGCGCCAAAGGGCGCACGCCGAGTGATGCTGACCAACTTGCTGGTACGCCAGCAATACAGTGCCCTGCCGTCACTGAGCAGTAGATTACAGACGCCGTAACCGGATAGGACCTTGGCCGCGCGACCAAAGGCCGCTTTGACCTGGGCCACGGTGGGCAATCGGTCGAATCGTTCCAACTCGGCCATTAAATAGCAAAACGCGTGTTCCGAGTCGGTCGTGCCGATCGGTCGGAAACGACCCAGCCTAAGTTTCTTAACCCCTGGCAACTGGCCGTTGTGGGCAAAGGTGAAGTGACGGCCCATGAATTCGCGGTGAAAAGGATGGGTGTTTTCTAGGTTAACGGCACCGGCATTGGCTTGGCGCACGTGGGCGATGACCGCGGTCGAGCGGATCGGCAAGGCCTGGACCAAATCCGCTACCGGGGACTGGCAGCTGGCGGCATCGTCGCGAAACTCTTGGATGCCCTTGCCACGATAAAAGACCACCCCGAAGCCGTCACGATGCGGCCCGGACTGGCCTCCGCGCACGGCCAAACCGCTGAAACTAAATCGAATGTCCGTTGGGACGTTGGCACTCATGCCCAGCAGTTCACACACGCAAATTCCTTTTTAATAGGCTTTGAGCATAGCAAAGCTACCAACCCAGCGTGAGTCCGAGTGAGGCCCGATCACCCTCCAGTTGCAGGGCGGCGCTGAGTTGATTGCGGGGACCTTGGGCCCGAAATGACACCTGCACAAACCCATCCTGACTGCGCTGACTTATGTTGAGCGCTTGACTGGCGCCGGCATACACTGTTCCGGCCACGCGCCAATCGTTACTGACGACGCCGGCGCCCAGCTCAACCACACCGGCGCCCCACCAGGTAGCGACGCCCCACTGGGTTCGATACCCCAGGCGCGCCTGTAGCGCGCTGGATTGCCAGTCGGACAAGGCGACCGCGCCCCAAGGCCCGGCATCCTCAGCACCTTGATGGTGCTGCAGCCCGACAAAGGGACCGCTAAAACCGCCCCCGCGCAACCAAGCCTCGCTCGCCACCGCCACCCACCTCGATGCGACACCGGCGCGCTGACCGCCGCCAACCGACGCCAACCCGGTCACTACCCAAGGCCCGTTGACCGCGCTGAACCCGGACAACAGATCAAACCGCTCGCGCCCGCCGGTCTCCTGGGTGTAGGTCAAGGACACCGGTAACGCAGGCAATTTCACACCAACCGAGTTGGCATCGGTCTGGGAGATCAAACTCCACCCCAAACGCTGTTGACGTATCGCAGCCATGGCATACCCGACCCGCTCGCTTTGGGCAGTTAACTCATCGCGGCGAGCGGCAATCACCTCGTCCATAATGTCGGGCGCCACGGCGCCGGCACTGGACGGCCCCGCCAGACCGCCGGTATTGGAATCAATCCCCTGGCTGTCGGCGTAGTTTTCAACAAAGGTGAATTGCTCTGGGTTGTCGACGCTGAGTACATCGCCCACCGACGCCGGATGCCAGCAGGCATTGGTGCGCGTGCAATCAATGGTCACGGACCCGGCGGCGACGCCGGAGATCTGGACCTGGTAATCACTCAGTACCGGGCCGGTATCGGCCACCAGATTAAAGTAATAGAAATACTCGTTGCCGTCATAGACCGCCGGCGACACCACCAAGGTATCGGCCGCGGCGGCCTGGGCCTGGGCCAAGCCCACTGCCAGCACGGCAAAGGGGTAATATTTCATCGCGTCCTCCGGGTTATGTTGCGCGGAGGGTCACTCTCAAGCTGATTTGAATCGTCAGATTCGTACCCCGGTGCGTTGGACCGGTTACGACCCCGTACCGGACCCCCGTCCATGGTATGGCCGCCAGCCCGCCCATAGCCTTGGCGTATGAATTTAACGCCGTACCTATGGGTAGTTTTTGCGCTGTCTGGCTGCCAAAACCACACCGAAACACCACCTGGCCCCTGCCAGCTGCCGCCAACCACGCATTTCATTGGGCCTCAGCAGTTTCAGTCCCCCGGCGCCCGAACCTATGACCGCCAGGACCAATGTTTGGCTAAGGGTGGCACTTATCATGCCAGCGGGCGCGGCATCCTAGCCGACCAAATGCGACTGGCTGCACAGCACGGTGATACCGATGCCTGGTTGCAACTGGGACGCTGGGCCGAGCACGACCAGCCGCCGCGATTTGACGACGCACGCGACGCTTACCGGACCGCTTATCGGCTGGGTCATGCCAGCGGCGCGTGGTACCTAGGGCGCATGGCCGAGCATGGCATGGGCCAGACCATCGACCCGGTCGCGGCGCTGGGGTGGTACCAAAAAGCCGCCGGTGGCGTGCGCTTGGTCGAGGCCAGCGAGTTAGCCCAAGCGCGGCGACAGCAGACCCAACTGCAACAGCAACTGAACGACCAACAACTGGCCCTACTGCAGGGTCAAGCGCAACTGGATGCCCACAAGACACTGTTGGATGCCAGCACCAGCCCACTCTATCGCTTTGACATCGGTGCGCCGCCGACACGCTGTGGGCAGGCCATGAACTGGCGCGACCTGGGTGACTCACTGTCCGGCTTCGCGCTGGCCTTAAAGCAATTCGACCAGCACTACGCCGACCAAGGCTGGCTGTGGTTGCGCGGTGACCAGGCGCCGGATTGGGCCCGCGATCCGCTACTGCCCAGTGTGCTCGCCGATTTTATACAAACGCGCCGCACGGCAGTTGCGCTGGGCGGTTACTGGGCCGACCTCATGCCCGACGACATGGGCGTGCAGCCCTGGCTACTGATGGACGACCCCGGCGGTGTTCACCGCGCCGGCCATCTGCGGGTGCGGTTTGACTGCGCGCTATGAGCCCATGCGTCTGCTGGGGCGCGGCAATCACGGCGAGGTCTGGTTGGCGCATGACCGTGCTCTAAAGCGTTGGGTGGCGATCAAGTCAGGCCTGGCGCTGGAGCACGAAGCCCGTGACTACCCCCGTTGCAGCGCCGTGGTCGTGCTGCACGATCGGTTGGACGATGGCCGTTTGGTGTTCGAATACTGTGCCTGGCCAACCCTGGCCGCGGCGCTGACGCGGCATTGGTCGGCGACCCAGTGCGAACAGGCCTGCTTGTCGGCGTGGCGCGGTTTGGCCAGTCTGTTAGCCAGTGGCTGGGCGCATGGGGATCTGGCACCGGACAACCTGCTGGTGTCGCCGCGCGGTGCGATACGATTCATTGACCTAGGGTCGCGAGTTCGACTGGGTCAGCCGGCCCGCCACACACGGCGCGACTACAGCGCCCCGGAAGTTCAGGCCGGCGGCGCGGTCACCGAGGCGGCCGAAGTCTATGCCATGGCGGCGGTGTTAATGCGCCTGGTCCGGCGTACCGCAGGCACCACTCGCCTGCGCCGGCAACTCAACCGATGCCTTGATCCGAGCCCGCGCGCGCGGCCCTCACTGGTGCAACTGACCCGCCCATTGGCGCGCCCATCACCCGGGGCCCGTGCGGCTCGACTTTCTCTATTAATAGTTGGGCTGGTCACGGCGGCGACGCTGAGCCATGTGCCTGCCCCGGCCGACGAGTTCGAACGCCTTAGCCAGGACGCCGCGGCAACGCGGTTACCCGGCGCACCCGTGCGTCTAGTGCCCGTGCCGACGACGCGCTGAGCCAGCTGCGAATCCAGTCATTCAACGCCGCCGGGTCGACATCACCGTCAATCCGCGGCAGTGCCAACAGCTGATCCGCCGCTTGTACCGCGCACGCGCGATGCTCCGGCGCCAGCCAGTCACGCAGCGGATCGGCCGATAACAACAGTGCAAAACGCGTATTCATAGGCCTCCCGATTGGCGCCCACCCGCCAAGCGGGTAGTCTCTAGCAATCTAAGGAGACTGCATGACACACACCGTTAACGCCACCATTAGTCCACGCTCCCACCTCAGCCTGCTCAGCCAAGACGAAGTTGCCCAATTAACCGATGCCGGCGTCCGCGGCTTGCACCAACTGATGCGCAACTGTGCGCTGGCCGTGTTGAACGTCGGCAGCAAAGACGATTCCGGCTATGGCCTGATGGATCAGTTCCCGGACTTCACCATCGAAGTGGTCGGCTACGAGCGCGGCATCCGCCTGGAAATCGCCAACGCCCCGTCCAACGCCTTTGTCGATGACACCATCATCACCGGTATACGCGAGCACCTGTTTGCCGTGGTCCGCGACATTTTGTACACCGGCACGACGCTGGATCGCTTCAACCTGGACGACCCCCAAGAAACCACCAACGCGGTGTTTCATTTGCTGCGCCACGCGGATGTATTGGTCGCCGGTCGCAACCCCTCGATGGTGGTGTGCTGGGGCGGCCACAGCATCGGCCGCGCCGAATACGACTACACCAAAGAGGTCGGCCACCAATTAGGCCTGCGCGGACTGGATATCTGTACCGGGTGCGGCCCGGGGGCGATGAAAGGCCCGATGAAAGGTGCCGCCATTGCCCACGCCAAACAGCGCATCCAAGACGGCCGCTATTTGGGCATCACCGAACCCGGCATTATCGCCGCCGAGGCGCCCAATCCAATCGTCAATGAGTTGGTGATTTTGCCGGACATCGAAAAGCGCTTAGAGGCTTTTGTGCGTGTCGGCCATGGGATCGTCATTTTCCCCGGCGGCCCCGGCACCGCCGAGGAGCTGCTGTATTTGCTGGGCATTTTGATGCACCCGGACAACGCCGACCAACCCATGCCACTGGTTATTTCCGGGCCGTCGGAGTCCGAGGCGTTCCTGCGCCAGGTCGATCAATTTGTCCGCAACACCCTCGGCCCGGCCGCCGCCGACCGATACCAATTGATCATCAATGACCCCGAAGCGGTCGCCCGCGCCATGTTTGCCGGCATGAAAAGCGTGCGCGAATTCCGCTACGACACCCAGGACGCCTTTACCTTCAACTGGCGGTTGATGATTGATCGCGAGTTCCAAACCCCGTTCCCGCCAACCCACGAAAACATGGCCGGGCTGAACCTGTCACTGGATCAGCCGGTGCACCTGTTAGCGGCGGACTTGCGCCGCGCCTTCAGCGGCATCGTCGCCGGCAACGTCAAGGCACCGGGCGTTGCCGCCGTGCGCGCCCATGGCCCGTACCAGCTGCGCGGTGAACCGGCATTGATGGCGGAAATGGACGCTTTGCTGACGTCCTTCGTCGAACAGGGGCGGATGAAAATCGACGGCAATTACACCCCCTGCTACGAGATCAGCGGTTGACCCCAGCCATTGTCGAATTGGAGCGGGCGCGGCTTGAATTTCGCGTTCACCGCTTCAAGGGCGATCCTAATCAGGGCTACGCCGTGGCCGCGGCAGAGGCCCTGGGCGTCAGCCCACGGCAGGTGTTTAAAACATTGATGGTGACCAATGGCCGTGATCACGCGGTCGGCATCGTGCCGGCCTCGGGCAGCTTGAACTTGAAGCACATGGCCAAGTCCTGCGGCTGGAAAAAAGCCCAGATGGCCGCGCCCGCCGACGCCGAACGCCTGACCGGATACCTGGTCGGTGGGATCAGCCCGCTGGGGCAAAAGAAACGCTTAGCGCGCTGGCTGGACACCAGCGCCGGCGACTGGCCGACGGTGTTTATCAGCGGCGGTCAGCGCGGGTTGGATATCGAACTGGCACCACAGGCGCTGCTGGCCTGTGGCGTCAAACTGGCGTCAATCGCCGACGCGTGAGCGCAGCCCACGCGCGCCATCCATCATCAACGCATGGTCACTGGCCAACAAAAACAAACTGGCGCCGCGTTCCCGCCAGTGAGGGATCTCATCCAAGTCCGCCACGAACATGCCGACGGCCCGCTTCGCACGCAAACAGGCATCAATGATCCGCTCCACCGCTTCGATCACGACCGGGTCTTTAGGGGTTGCCGCGCCCAAGGCCACGGTCAAGTCCGCGCGCCCAATGAACAAACAGTCAATGCCGGGCACCGCCGCGATGGCGTCAATCTCTAGCAGCGCCTCGGGGTCCTCGATTTGTGCGATCACGCTGACCTCATTGGGCGTGCCGGCCAAGTGACCCGGCATGCCTCGGCTACCGTAGCCTGCGGCGCGGGTGGACCCCGCGAATCCGCGCCCGCCTTCGCCATAGGCACAGGCTTTCGCCACTGACTGTGCTTCGGCGGCGCTGCGTACGTGCGGCACCACCACGCCCAGTGCACCCCGATCCAAACAGTCCAGAATCGCAGCCGGGGTGTTGCTGACGATACGTTCAACCGCCGGCAGGTCATTGGCGCGCGCAATCGCGCAGCACTGATCCAAGGTTTCGCGGTTAAACGGCGCATGTTCCGCATCCAGACAGATCAGGTCCAATGGCGCCATCGACAGCACTTCGGTGACGTGAAAATGTGGCGTTTTCTGAAAGGTACCGAGCAAAAAGTCGCCGCGGGCTAAACGCGCTTTAAAGCTTTGCGCGCGCTCGCCCAGGCGCAGGCTCACGCACCACCCCACAGGGTTTCACTGGCGATTGCGGCGCCATCCGCGAGCGTCTTTAACTTGGCCCAGACGACATCGGTTTGGACGCTGCCGAACCCGGCAAAGGTGCTGAAACCGCAGTCTGTGCCGGCGATCACACGCTCACGGCCAACGATGTCAGCAAAGCGCAAGATGCGTTCGGCGACCAAGGACGGGTGTTCAACAAAGTTAGAGGTCGAATCAATCACGCCGGGGACTAAAATTTTGTCTTCGGGGATGAAGTCGCTGTGGTCGCGAATCACTTGCCATTCATGGCCGTGGCGGGGATTCGCCGTTTCGAACAACAGCGCTGCCGGTCGCGCTTTTAGGACGGTCGGCAAAATCACTTCTAGGCCAACGTCACAAATATGCGGCCCCTCGTAGTTACCCCAGCAAATGTGCATGCGCATCTGTTGCGGGTCGATGTTGCGAGTGGCGTGATTGAGCACCTCAACGTGACGCTCAATGCTCGCCAGGTATTCCTCGTCCGACGCCTCTTTAAACATCATGTGACGACCCAAGCCCAGGTCGGGCGAATCGAGCTGGAGTTGGAATCCAGCATTAACAATGCCTTCGTACTCGACCCGCATGGCCTCGGCCAGGGCTTCCAAGTAGGCATCCTGGGTCGGGTAAAACTCGTTCGGCTGAAACAGTGCGATGACGCCCGGACTGGCCGCATTCATAAAGCCGCCGGCGACTTCGGCGCCACTCAAGGCCGCGCCCAGGTTGGCCAAGTCTTCATTCAACGGGTCCATCGACTTCACGCCAATCGGTCCGACGCACTTGGGGCGCTTGTAGTCCGGAACCCCGCCCGAGCGGGAGGCCCATTTAGAGTAGTTCGGGAAGGCTTCCAGATCTTTGGGGGTGCGCCGCGGGCTGTCGCCTTCAAAGCCGGTAATCCGGTCTTTGATATAGGTTGCGTACGAGATCTTGCTTTGCTCGCCATCACTGACCAAATCAACGCCGCTTTCGATCTGTTTGCGAACGACATCAGCGACCGAATCGGCGATGGTTTTGTCCAGCGCGGCACCATCAAACGGCTGACCGTTTTCACGTGCAAACACGCCCTCGGTGACGGCTTCCGAGCGCGGCAGGCTGCCAACATGGGTGGTCAAAATTCGATCGCTGCTGTACATCACATCTCCAAATGTCTGTGTTTAGTGTGCCAATAATTCGGTCAGGGCGTGATTGACCTGTGTGGGTGCTTCCAGTGTAGCCAAATGCCCGCACCCCGGCACCAAGCAAAGCGTAGACTGGGGAATTAAGGCGGCCATTTCATGCTGCACGGCCGGTGGGCACAGGGCGTCTTCGGCCCCCGCCAAAATTAAGGTCGGGCAGGTAATACTGGGTAAAAACGGCCGCTGGTCGGGGCGGTCACGAACGGCTTTGACTTGACGGGCCAGCACCGCCGGCCCTTGCTCAACGGCCATGTCGCGCACCGTCGCCAAAATGCCCTCGTCATCGCGGCATCGACTGCCCAGATACAGCGGTTTCAGTTGCTCTAACACCAGCGCTTCGAAATTGCCCCCCATCACCCGCGTGATCAGCTGGTTGCGCTGGCGTTGGCGCTCGCCACTGTCATGCCCCGCATTGCAATCCAGCAGCGCTAAGTGACTGACGCGCTCGGGGTATTGACGAATCATCTCGATCGCTAAAATACCGCCGTAGCTGAGGCCGACCAGGGCGACCCGCGCCGCCTGGGTGTGCTGCCAAATCGAATGAGCTTGGGCGGTGACGGAGTCAAAGCGCGTGATATTCGGCGTTCGATGCGAACCAAACTGGGCCTGCTGGGGCGCAAACAGACGCCCGTCGCACAGCGTGCCAGGCAGCCACAAGATGTCCATTACAGCGGCGCACTGCGACCGATGTGCATCGACCCCTGCAACACTTGACTGTGGCCCTCGTTGCCGGCCATCAAAGCGTCCAGCAAGGCACAGGTCTGGGCGACCATTTGGTCAAGTGGCTGGACCCAGGTGGTCAGGTCATAGCGTTTTAGGCGACCCGCCGCGGTGCCATCGAAACCGGTGACCCATACATCCGCTGGCACGCCGACACCTAAGTCAGCCAAGCCGTCCATCACGCCCATCGCCATCGAATCGTTCATGCACATGATCGCGTCAGGTTTCAGGGCCCAAAGGGCCGAGGCTTGGGTGATGCCGCACTCGTACGAAAAGTCGCCGTCGACGGTGCCGACGTGGGCACTGCCCAGGGCATCGATCGTGCCGAACAGCCGGTGGCGGGCGACGTAGTTGTCGGCCGAGCCGGCCAAAATCGCTATCCGCCGACGCCCGCCCGCCAACAGCGCACTGGCGATGCACGCGGCGCCTTGATTTTGGTCACAAATGACCGAGCGAAATTCGTCCAACGGATCTTGGCGGTTAAACAGCACCATCGGCGTATTCAAGCCACGGATGAGCTCGCGCCGGTCCGGCGCAAATTGTGTCGACGTGATGATGCCGTCGACTTGGAAGCAACTGACTTCGTTAAGCACGTCTTCGACCCGTTCAATGCGGCCATCGGTGTAGAACAGCAGCATTTTCTTGCCGGCCTCGCCCAGGGCATCCGCCAGGTACTGGACCACCTCGGGGTAGTAACGTCCCGTGGTTTGGCTGGCTAACACCGCGACCATGTTCGTGCGCCCGGTGATCAGGCTGCGCGCTAGCAGGTTCGGTTTGTAGCCCAATTCACGGGCCGCATCCAAGACCCGCTGACGGGTTGCTGAGCTAACCTTGCCATTGGCCGAGAAGGCGCGCGACACCGCGGACTGGGATACGCCAGCCCGGGTGGCAACGTCATACGACGTTACTTGCGCCATGGATTAGGCGTTCTTTTTGTAACGACGAACACGGATGTCCGCCTGTTCTTTGTGGCCCATAAAACCTTCGATGGCGCACAAGCGCGAACAGTATTCGCCGACATGGACACTGGCTTCCTCAGTCAAGACGCGCTGGTAGGTGCACGTCTTAATGAACTTACCAACCCACAGGCCGCCTGTATAGCGAGCGGCCTTGCGTGTCGGC is from Litorivicinus lipolyticus and encodes:
- a CDS encoding class II glutamine amidotransferase gives rise to the protein MCELLGMSANVPTDIRFSFSGLAVRGGQSGPHRDGFGVVFYRGKGIQEFRDDAASCQSPVADLVQALPIRSTAVIAHVRQANAGAVNLENTHPFHREFMGRHFTFAHNGQLPGVKKLRLGRFRPIGTTDSEHAFCYLMAELERFDRLPTVAQVKAAFGRAAKVLSGYGVCNLLLSDGRALYCWRTSKLVSITRRAPFGAARLEDADMTVDFAQVTTPKDVVTVVATAPLTDNECWTELPLKRACVLRAGEWH
- a CDS encoding tetratricopeptide repeat protein, whose protein sequence is MNLTPYLWVVFALSGCQNHTETPPGPCQLPPTTHFIGPQQFQSPGARTYDRQDQCLAKGGTYHASGRGILADQMRLAAQHGDTDAWLQLGRWAEHDQPPRFDDARDAYRTAYRLGHASGAWYLGRMAEHGMGQTIDPVAALGWYQKAAGGVRLVEASELAQARRQQTQLQQQLNDQQLALLQGQAQLDAHKTLLDASTSPLYRFDIGAPPTRCGQAMNWRDLGDSLSGFALALKQFDQHYADQGWLWLRGDQAPDWARDPLLPSVLADFIQTRRTAVALGGYWADLMPDDMGVQPWLLMDDPGGVHRAGHLRVRFDCAL
- a CDS encoding AMP-binding protein, with the translated sequence MEFSNAPANAIDLDRYASVADLFEESIDRFSDQVAFSNFGVDLTYRALSDKADRVAAWLQHEAGIKAGDKFALMLPNCLQYPVFAVALMRLGAVLVNVNPLYTPRELTHQLNDSEAVGILVLANMANTVEACVAETAVRTVVVTELADIMPTPKRLFMNFAVKHIKKMVPAYTLSGHHRLIDILKRQDLAPAIRHQGHHDDVLALQYTGGTTGVSKGAVLTNRNILANMMQIDLLFDGYVRAGMTAIAPLPLYHVFSFVGHMMWLFKCGCTSVLVTNPRDMPTFLKVLERTPFDIFIGLNTLFVGLLKQPRFRQLDFSRLMLTVSGGMALTSAAAAEWKAVTDCDICEGYGLTETSPVVTVNPLEGIQIGTIGLPLADTECVILDEDGQLLPAGAVGELAVKGPQVMRGYWKRPEATADVMSPSGHFKSGDMGMLMDDGYFKIVDRKKDMILVSGFNVYPNEVEDVLASHPDIIEAAVVGVPDDAQGESVKAFLVSEKDVDVEALNDWCRERLTAYKVPRAFEFRDELPKTNVGKVLRRALR
- the ybaK gene encoding Cys-tRNA(Pro) deacylase is translated as MTPAIVELERARLEFRVHRFKGDPNQGYAVAAAEALGVSPRQVFKTLMVTNGRDHAVGIVPASGSLNLKHMAKSCGWKKAQMAAPADAERLTGYLVGGISPLGQKKRLARWLDTSAGDWPTVFISGGQRGLDIELAPQALLACGVKLASIADA
- the ppnN gene encoding nucleotide 5'-monophosphate nucleosidase PpnN, whose amino-acid sequence is MTHTVNATISPRSHLSLLSQDEVAQLTDAGVRGLHQLMRNCALAVLNVGSKDDSGYGLMDQFPDFTIEVVGYERGIRLEIANAPSNAFVDDTIITGIREHLFAVVRDILYTGTTLDRFNLDDPQETTNAVFHLLRHADVLVAGRNPSMVVCWGGHSIGRAEYDYTKEVGHQLGLRGLDICTGCGPGAMKGPMKGAAIAHAKQRIQDGRYLGITEPGIIAAEAPNPIVNELVILPDIEKRLEAFVRVGHGIVIFPGGPGTAEELLYLLGILMHPDNADQPMPLVISGPSESEAFLRQVDQFVRNTLGPAAADRYQLIINDPEAVARAMFAGMKSVREFRYDTQDAFTFNWRLMIDREFQTPFPPTHENMAGLNLSLDQPVHLLAADLRRAFSGIVAGNVKAPGVAAVRAHGPYQLRGEPALMAEMDALLTSFVEQGRMKIDGNYTPCYEISG
- a CDS encoding protein kinase domain-containing protein, with product MRLLGRGNHGEVWLAHDRALKRWVAIKSGLALEHEARDYPRCSAVVVLHDRLDDGRLVFEYCAWPTLAAALTRHWSATQCEQACLSAWRGLASLLASGWAHGDLAPDNLLVSPRGAIRFIDLGSRVRLGQPARHTRRDYSAPEVQAGGAVTEAAEVYAMAAVLMRLVRRTAGTTRLRRQLNRCLDPSPRARPSLVQLTRPLARPSPGARAARLSLLIVGLVTAATLSHVPAPADEFERLSQDAAATRLPGAPVRLVPVPTTR
- a CDS encoding HpcH/HpaI aldolase family protein, translated to MSLRLGERAQSFKARLARGDFLLGTFQKTPHFHVTEVLSMAPLDLICLDAEHAPFNRETLDQCCAIARANDLPAVERIVSNTPAAILDCLDRGALGVVVPHVRSAAEAQSVAKACAYGEGGRGFAGSTRAAGYGSRGMPGHLAGTPNEVSVIAQIEDPEALLEIDAIAAVPGIDCLFIGRADLTVALGAATPKDPVVIEAVERIIDACLRAKRAVGMFVADLDEIPHWRERGASLFLLASDHALMMDGARGLRSRVGD
- a CDS encoding cobalamin-independent methionine synthase II family protein, producing MYSSDRILTTHVGSLPRSEAVTEGVFARENGQPFDGAALDKTIADSVADVVRKQIESGVDLVSDGEQSKISYATYIKDRITGFEGDSPRRTPKDLEAFPNYSKWASRSGGVPDYKRPKCVGPIGVKSMDPLNEDLANLGAALSGAEVAGGFMNAASPGVIALFQPNEFYPTQDAYLEALAEAMRVEYEGIVNAGFQLQLDSPDLGLGRHMMFKEASDEEYLASIERHVEVLNHATRNIDPQQMRMHICWGNYEGPHICDVGLEVILPTVLKARPAALLFETANPRHGHEWQVIRDHSDFIPEDKILVPGVIDSTSNFVEHPSLVAERILRFADIVGRERVIAGTDCGFSTFAGFGSVQTDVVWAKLKTLADGAAIASETLWGGA
- a CDS encoding LacI family DNA-binding transcriptional regulator yields the protein MAQVTSYDVATRAGVSQSAVSRAFSANGKVSSATRQRVLDAARELGYKPNLLARSLITGRTNMVAVLASQTTGRYYPEVVQYLADALGEAGKKMLLFYTDGRIERVEDVLNEVSCFQVDGIITSTQFAPDRRELIRGLNTPMVLFNRQDPLDEFRSVICDQNQGAACIASALLAGGRRRIAILAGSADNYVARHRLFGTIDALGSAHVGTVDGDFSYECGITQASALWALKPDAIMCMNDSMAMGVMDGLADLGVGVPADVWVTGFDGTAAGRLKRYDLTTWVQPLDQMVAQTCALLDALMAGNEGHSQVLQGSMHIGRSAPL
- a CDS encoding alpha/beta fold hydrolase; its protein translation is MDILWLPGTLCDGRLFAPQQAQFGSHRTPNITRFDSVTAQAHSIWQHTQAARVALVGLSYGGILAIEMIRQYPERVSHLALLDCNAGHDSGERQRQRNQLITRVMGGNFEALVLEQLKPLYLGSRCRDDEGILATVRDMAVEQGPAVLARQVKAVRDRPDQRPFLPSITCPTLILAGAEDALCPPAVQHEMAALIPQSTLCLVPGCGHLATLEAPTQVNHALTELLAH